Part of the Tetragenococcus koreensis genome, CGCACGCGTTATCAATTCGTACGGCAATTAGTTGAAGTCAAACAACATTTTATCGAAAACCTTTCGTATAAATGCAATACCTTAAAAAAGGAATTGCGTGAAGCTGAAGGGTCTACGACCGTTTTTAGTGCCGCAATCATGGAACTTTTTACCCAAGATTTATCCTTAGACGACTTAGCGAACCTGCCTTTGAAAGATTTTGCCGAATGGCTTCAAACGAAAGGGCGCGGTCGCTTTAAAGATCCCGAAGGGTTGGCAAAAACGATCCAACGGGCCATCCGTAGTTCTTACCGGCTTGATCAAGTCGTGAGCGAATCGGTCGACATGATCTTAGGCATCCTTGTGCGTGAAATTCGTTCCTTGGAAAAAGCCATTAAAGACTGTGACCAAGGGATCGAAGATCTCGTTCAAACGGTGCCCGAATACCAATGTTTAACCAGTATTCCCGGTGTAGGTCCCGTTTATGCCGCTGGCTTATTAGCTGAAATCGGTCAAATCCAACGTTTTCCCGATCAAGCTAGTTTAGCCAAATATGCTGGTCTCACTTGGCCCAGACATCAGTCAGGCCGTCATGAAGCCGAGGACACACCATTAACGAAAAAAGGCAATCGCTATTTCCGTTACTACTTAATTGAAGCTGCCAATTCTGTAAGACGACATTTGCCCGAATACCAAGCCTTTTATCGTAAGAAATATCAAGAAACGCCGAAACATCAGCACAAAAGAGCCATCGTTTTAACTGCAAGAAAATTTGTGCGTTTGGTGGATACGCTACTACGTAACCACCAACTCTATACGCCACCTAGGAGCGTGATAGAAAAATAACATTATTGTTATTTTGCGCATTTCTTAGGAAACGACCTGTGAAAACGCTTGATTTGCGCAGGCCTAGTTCAGCGAGCCCATTTTCAAGTTTAAAAACAGAAATGATTTCAATTTTTATCTTGACTCTTTACCACTATGCTTACATTAATTTCGTTTAATCTTGAGTATACGCATCTTCTCACTTGACGAAAACAGCCAATTGGACTATTTTTAACTCATCCAATTAAGAAGGTGATTGTTATCTGGACTATTGATAAAACAAAAAAAGAACCGCTCTATCAGCAATTGCTACACCAAATCATTGCCAGTATCCAACAAGGCGAGTTAGCTCCGGGCGAACGCTTACCCGCTGAACGAAAACTTGCGGAAATTCTGCAAGTCAATCGTTCAACAGTGGTGCATACTTTCGAAGAATTGACCAGTCTGGGCTGGGTTGAACGCCGACAAGGCAGTGGCACTCTTGTGGCACAAGGACAATGGGGCAATCGACAACCAGCCATTTATCAATGGCGTTCATTATTTTCTAGCCCTTTATTAAAAGAAGATCCCTACCTTACCCAGTTAAAAAATCAAAAAGTGGCTAAAGACGGGCTGGATCTTTACACCGGAGATTTAAGCAGCGACTTGATTCCTGATTTTAAATTTCCCACTATGACTTGGGACCAAATCATGCACGAAGAAAAACAAATAACTCCGACAGGTTATAAGCCATTAAAAGAACTGATTTTTCAACATTTTTTTCAAGGTATCCCACAAAAAGAACAGGATATTTTAATTACGGCGGGGTCAACCCAAGGAATTTTTTGGCTTATTCAGGTTTTATTAAACCCAGGAGACACCATCGCTACAGAAGATCCTTCTTTTTTATTTTCGTTGCCTTTATTTGCTGCAAGAGGAATTCACTTAAAAGGAATCAAACAAGATCAAGCAGGAATTGATTGCCAAGCTTTGGAAGAGTCAATCCAAAAAAAGAAAATAAAATTATTATATCTTAATCCAAATTATCAAAACCCAACTGGACGTACAATGACACTGCAACGCCGCAAAGAGATCATTCATATTTGTCAAAAACACCATTTGCCTATTATTGAAGATGACGTTTTTAGTGAATTAGGTTTTGGTCAATCTATCGCATCTTTAAAGTCTCTTGCACCCGATCAAGTGATTTATTTAGGTTCACTATCCAAAATTTTTAGTTCTTCTATAAAAGTGGGTTGGCTTGTTGCACCAAAACCGTTAATTAAAAGCTTGGTCAACGCCAAAAAAATTATGGAAAATGAGACGGATTTACTACCGCAACTTTTAGCTACTGCAGCTTTATCGCAACAAACTTATAAAAAACAACAGCAGCAATTAACTGAAAAACTACAAGATAGAAGTCAGGCTTTTTCTGATACTTTACAGCCTTTTAAAAAAGATTGGCAGTTTTCTCCAGTTGATGGTGGACTTTACTACTGGTTGACTTGGCAACAACGAAAACTAACTCGCAATGACTGGCAAGCTTTCTTACAAGAAGGATTGTTAGTTGCCCCCTCCTTTTTATTTAGTAATGACACCTCATCTATGAGGGTAAACTACACCCGCTTAGATAAAGAGAATCGAATGATTTTTAGTCAAAAACTGGCGTTGATTACAAAGAAGCTGAAAAAAAATAGTTAAAATAAAAACTTTAAATGGTGTTAAGCATGCTTACTTACCTAGGACAAGCTACTATTTTTATTACCCTCTCTTTTAATGAATGTTCCTCCAAAAAGCGCCGCAAGGATTAACTTTTACAATAATCCTTGCGGCGCTTTTTTAACTATCATTTCATTTACTAAAGTTTATTCAGCTTCCACTGCTTCTTGTTCTTGTCGTACAAGACGTGCATCGTAAGCTTTCACAAATGGATAATAAATAATAAAGGCTACAACAACACAGATAATCGCAACAACAGCTGCTCTCCAGTCTCCACCGCTGCCAACAAAAGCGCCAATTCCAACAGGCGATGGCCATGGCATTTGAGCAATGATCGGTCGAATCAATTCAAATTTTACCGCAAAATAAGCGATAGAGGCCGAAGCCATTGGTGCCAAGAAAAATGGTAGTGCTAGAAACGGGTTGTACATCAAAGGAACCCCGAAAATTAATGGTTCATTAATATTAAATAGCGAAGGAATAATCGCAGCTTTTCCAATAGCTTTTAATTGTTCTGATTTCGCCATATAAACAAAGTAGAAACATAAACCTAAAGTTGCACCAGAACCGCCGATAACTACATAAGCATTATTAAATTCTCCTGCTAACGGGATATTTTCTCCTGCTACGTTAGCTGCTAAATTACTCAATGTAATCGGAGTGATAAAAGAAAAGATAATGGTAGCTCCGTGAATCCCTACTAACCACAACGCATGGACTAAGAAATAGATTACCATTAATCCCAGCCAACTGTTAGTCAAATTCGTAACAAAACCAAATGGAATTTGGATCACTTGGAAAATATCTGTATCAAACAAGACCAACAAACCGTTAATAATAATTACAGTAAAAGCCACAACAAACGTGGGAATTAAAGCAGTAAAAGCATTAGCTACACCAGTTGGTACTTCTTCAGGCATTTTAATCGTCCAATGTTTGGCTACACATAACCGGTACAACTGAACAGCCACAATTGCCATAATGATTCCGGTAAAAATCCCCACTGTCCCTAAACGTTCCACACCGTCTTCGCCGATTTGCCAACCGTTGACGATATTAGCTTCGGAATCTGTCACCCGAGCTACCACGCCATTTTCAATCACTAACTGCGGAAGCGTCATAAAGAAAGCAAAAACAGACAAAAGAGCGCCATTAATAGGAGACAAATCCAAATCTTCTTCATTGGCTAAAATAGAGGTGTATTCATACCCTAAGACTATACAAAAATATAACGCTAAAGCTCCCATCGTTGTACTATTGGCCAGCATATATAGATCGCTGATTTTGAAAAAGGTGCTTTCAAAAAAGCCTTCTAAAAAAGGAAATGCTTCTGGCAATACATTTAATACTAAAAACATTGAACCAACAATAGTAAAGGGGATTGACGCCATTCCAGCAGCCATGATCGCTCGTACAATTTTAAATTGCGCTAGCTTGCCTAATGGTCCCATTAACCTTTTTTCTAAAAAATTGAATATTTTGCTATTATTTTGTTCCAAATTTATCACTCACTTTCAGCTAATTGATCTTTTATAATCTTTGATATATTGATACTGTTTGTCCTTTTTTTGTGAAATCCTACGAATACGACGTAGACAAATCCATGACAAACCGCTGCCTAGTAAAACAATTCCTATAATAAATAACCTAGTTTGGAAACTATCGATTAAAAATGGAAACATCTGATTAAAACCCAAATCAGTAACTGCGATAAGAAAAAGACAAGCGTTTACCATTGTTTGAAATAAGTGATAGTACCGATTAAAGTACAATTTCAATTCAACTTGATCACTTTTATCTCCGTACAACTTTACGTGTTCACTTACAGCAAATCCACAAACTACTAGTAAAAGAACCGAAATCATAAGAGCAAGATAACCCCCACTTAAAAACGATGCCAGTGCCCAATATAAATTAGCAAAAAAGAAAATCGCCAGTAGATACCGTAGCAATAAAAAACGCTGATAGTGAAAGTTTGTTTCTGCTGTTTCTTTTCTCAACTGCTCTTGTTTTGTTTTATCGTAGGACATAATAACCTCCTTCTTGCTTTTTTATCCTTGTCTTTTATATAATTCCAACATCTCTAAAGCAACTTCCCGCAGCGTCATGGTTGTCATTAAATGATCTTGGGCATGAACCATGATGACATCCATCACTACTGCTTCACCATTGGCATAATCTTGTAATAAACCAGTTTGGGCTTTATGTGCCTCTTTTAATGACTCATTTGATTCCTCTAATTTTTCTCTCCCCTCTGTAAATTTTCCCGCACGCATTAGCGGAAATGATTCATGAATAAGCGTGCGAGCATTTCCGCTGGACAAAATAATTTCAAAAGCAATTTCCTGTAATTTTTCCGACTCCACTTGAAAGTTCCTCTCTCTTTTTTAGATTTGATGACAAAATACTTCAATAAATTCTTGATAGGTTGAACAAGCGCTTAACGCTTGCCGAATTTGATCATTTTCAATGATCGGGATAAACAATTTGTTGACCTCTTCCATAGGAAATTTAAAGTAACGATCCGGGGAAGAAAGAAAAACCAGCTGAATTTCAGTATGATCTTGATCCCAAAAAATCCCCTTAGGCGCAACTGCTACAGCTACATGCGCGGACTCAGTTACGGCTTCGATGGGATGTGGTACAGCTAAATATTTTGAAAAGGCTACAGAATTGTATCGTTCACGCAATTGTAATTGTTGCCGCATTTTTTCTTTCATACTTTTAGGTTCAATCGCATCAATCTCAGTAATTAATTGCTCGATAACAGTTTCTTTTTGCATCGGCTGATCAAAATAAAGAAATAATTCAGGTTTAAAACATTGCTCGATCAATCGTTGGTTCGTTTGACTTCTAGGGGGAGTAAGGACAGGCCCTTTTTTGCTAAGTAAAATTTCTTGACCTTTTATTTTAGCCAACTCATGATTAATTGCTTGAATATCATCCTCACCTAAAAAGACGCTGACATGAACTATCGGAATGAGCGGCACACTTTGCGGCAGCGTAATTGAAGATACGATCAAATCTGCATTTTTTAACATATATTCAGAAATTTCATAATAGCCAATCACATGGTCAATCACTACTTTTGAGCCTAGCTCATGTTCAATTCGCATTTTTAATAATTGTGAACTGCCTAAACCAGTCGCACAAATAACAATAATATGTGCTTTTTGCTCGTTAAAATAACGTTCCATCGCCGCACTCAAGTGAATGGTCAAATAAGCCCATTCACTTTCAGTTACTTCATATTGTTGGAAAATAGCCATGTTGTTAAAATACTTAATTGTTAAAGCAAAAATATCTGGGTAATTTTGCTTAATTTCTGCCAACAATGGGTTTTCAATACTGGTATGATTTTGCAACCGAGTTAACAGCGGCGTAAAGTGCATCAATAATCCGTTGATTAAAACCGAATCTTGTTGAAAAGAAAATCCCGTTTCTGCATCTATTTCCTTTAAAGTGGCAATCAATTCCGCCCGAATTTCTGCCTCACTGTAATCCGCTGCTTTTAAGACACGGCGCGCAGCGCTTTTATTACGTAAATGTAATGAAATATAAGAGGCCTCTTCTACAGGAAATTTAACCTGCATATTCTTTTCAATTCGTTCAATAATTCGTTTAGCAGTCTGATACTCAACGGAGTCTTCAGCTACATCGAAGGCATTTGTCAATTCAATATTAAAGCCTGATTGCAGCCGCTTAATCGCTAAGCCGATATGAAGCACAATATTATAAATAATAAAGTCGGAAAGCTTTAGTTTTGATTCACGACATTCGTCTAACACAATAATGACGATTTCTTCAATTTGAATTTCTGCTAATAAGTCCGTATACATTGAAAACGTATATAAGTTATCATACAGACGATCCATGAAAAAATAATTCATAATAAAATGTCGTTTATTTTGTTCGTTACCAGCAACAAAGATCCCTGATTTGGGCTTACTATTTAATTCGAGTTCATACGGAGCAATCTTTTTTTTGATTTCTACAA contains:
- a CDS encoding IS110 family transposase, which codes for MKLFVGIDVSSEKLDTCYLTDEMVVLLNHTYGNDTQGAWELKEQVLAFYETYSFDQIVIGMESTSMYSYHPAVNFHQDEQLQAIHAITTIENPHRIKQYIKMFDEDKTDPIDAFMIADYLRIQRYTNSPIKEEKYMALQRLTRTRYQFVRQLVEVKQHFIENLSYKCNTLKKELREAEGSTTVFSAAIMELFTQDLSLDDLANLPLKDFAEWLQTKGRGRFKDPEGLAKTIQRAIRSSYRLDQVVSESVDMILGILVREIRSLEKAIKDCDQGIEDLVQTVPEYQCLTSIPGVGPVYAAGLLAEIGQIQRFPDQASLAKYAGLTWPRHQSGRHEAEDTPLTKKGNRYFRYYLIEAANSVRRHLPEYQAFYRKKYQETPKHQHKRAIVLTARKFVRLVDTLLRNHQLYTPPRSVIEK
- a CDS encoding PLP-dependent aminotransferase family protein; the encoded protein is MIVIWTIDKTKKEPLYQQLLHQIIASIQQGELAPGERLPAERKLAEILQVNRSTVVHTFEELTSLGWVERRQGSGTLVAQGQWGNRQPAIYQWRSLFSSPLLKEDPYLTQLKNQKVAKDGLDLYTGDLSSDLIPDFKFPTMTWDQIMHEEKQITPTGYKPLKELIFQHFFQGIPQKEQDILITAGSTQGIFWLIQVLLNPGDTIATEDPSFLFSLPLFAARGIHLKGIKQDQAGIDCQALEESIQKKKIKLLYLNPNYQNPTGRTMTLQRRKEIIHICQKHHLPIIEDDVFSELGFGQSIASLKSLAPDQVIYLGSLSKIFSSSIKVGWLVAPKPLIKSLVNAKKIMENETDLLPQLLATAALSQQTYKKQQQQLTEKLQDRSQAFSDTLQPFKKDWQFSPVDGGLYYWLTWQQRKLTRNDWQAFLQEGLLVAPSFLFSNDTSSMRVNYTRLDKENRMIFSQKLALITKKLKKNS
- the celB gene encoding PTS cellobiose transporter subunit IIC produces the protein MEQNNSKIFNFLEKRLMGPLGKLAQFKIVRAIMAAGMASIPFTIVGSMFLVLNVLPEAFPFLEGFFESTFFKISDLYMLANSTTMGALALYFCIVLGYEYTSILANEEDLDLSPINGALLSVFAFFMTLPQLVIENGVVARVTDSEANIVNGWQIGEDGVERLGTVGIFTGIIMAIVAVQLYRLCVAKHWTIKMPEEVPTGVANAFTALIPTFVVAFTVIIINGLLVLFDTDIFQVIQIPFGFVTNLTNSWLGLMVIYFLVHALWLVGIHGATIIFSFITPITLSNLAANVAGENIPLAGEFNNAYVVIGGSGATLGLCFYFVYMAKSEQLKAIGKAAIIPSLFNINEPLIFGVPLMYNPFLALPFFLAPMASASIAYFAVKFELIRPIIAQMPWPSPVGIGAFVGSGGDWRAAVVAIICVVVAFIIYYPFVKAYDARLVRQEQEAVEAE
- a CDS encoding PTS cellobiose transporter subunit IIA produces the protein MESEKLQEIAFEIILSSGNARTLIHESFPLMRAGKFTEGREKLEESNESLKEAHKAQTGLLQDYANGEAVVMDVIMVHAQDHLMTTMTLREVALEMLELYKRQG
- a CDS encoding BglG family transcription antiterminator, whose protein sequence is MLNAKERSIIKILYENQHTYTTSQELASRLYTSDRTARKYLHQAADRIEKYGAMIEAKQGQGYRLWITEDDKFYIFYQKEVKEASFNPDISTIHELEDRQYFILNRLFFERSQVFVDDLAEELFVSRSTISNDIVEIKKKIAPYELELNSKPKSGIFVAGNEQNKRHFIMNYFFMDRLYDNLYTFSMYTDLLAEIQIEEIVIIVLDECRESKLKLSDFIIYNIVLHIGLAIKRLQSGFNIELTNAFDVAEDSVEYQTAKRIIERIEKNMQVKFPVEEASYISLHLRNKSAARRVLKAADYSEAEIRAELIATLKEIDAETGFSFQQDSVLINGLLMHFTPLLTRLQNHTSIENPLLAEIKQNYPDIFALTIKYFNNMAIFQQYEVTESEWAYLTIHLSAAMERYFNEQKAHIIVICATGLGSSQLLKMRIEHELGSKVVIDHVIGYYEISEYMLKNADLIVSSITLPQSVPLIPIVHVSVFLGEDDIQAINHELAKIKGQEILLSKKGPVLTPPRSQTNQRLIEQCFKPELFLYFDQPMQKETVIEQLITEIDAIEPKSMKEKMRQQLQLRERYNSVAFSKYLAVPHPIEAVTESAHVAVAVAPKGIFWDQDHTEIQLVFLSSPDRYFKFPMEEVNKLFIPIIENDQIRQALSACSTYQEFIEVFCHQI